A window of Fodinibius salinus contains these coding sequences:
- the pnp gene encoding polyribonucleotide nucleotidyltransferase, whose protein sequence is MKEEFKSVEFAPGKTLSVETGRIAKQADGAVMVRMGDTMVLCTAVSSKEQSDKPFFPLTVDLRESFSAGGKFPGGFIKREGRPNDKEVLSSRLIDRSLRPLFPDGYRCDTQIICKVYSSDGEHNGDVLGGVGASAALHISDVPFAGPIAEVRVGRVDGEFIINPTISEMENSDIDMIIGGTEESVIMMEGEMEEISESEMLDAIKAAHKSIKKLCAFQEELREEFGKEKRNFEPEPVDEDLKAKVHELADDKIAELVNVGLGKEEYSARLDDIKDGVVEELTAIEEYAEESGAIKDVLSKIEKEQLRSMILEKKRRIDSRSPEDVRDIWSQTDYLARTHGSSIFTRGETQALVSVTLGTQKDAQAIDTLLTEEDKKFYLHYNFPNFSVGEAGYMRGPGRREKGHGHLAESAISQLMPSFEEFGYVIRVISDITESNGSSSMASVCGGSMALMDAGVPLKKPVAGIAMGMIVGDENEVILSDIRGEEDFMGDMDFKTAGSKDGITACQMDMKVSGISFEKLEEALEQARQGRLHILDKMSETISEPSENISEYAPQFINMEIDTDEIGSVIGPGGKVIQTLQKETNTEIWVEEDEERDVGKISITGDELANVKEAKKRIEGIVGHLEEGATYQGTVQAIKDYGAFVEIVPGRDGLLHVSEINHSHVDNVSDVLSVGDELEVKLLKIEHGDKLRLSRKALISKDGEED, encoded by the coding sequence ATGAAAGAAGAATTTAAAAGTGTAGAGTTTGCGCCCGGTAAAACACTATCAGTTGAGACCGGCCGCATTGCAAAGCAGGCCGACGGCGCTGTAATGGTTCGCATGGGCGATACAATGGTGCTATGTACAGCCGTGAGTTCTAAAGAACAATCTGATAAACCATTTTTCCCATTAACAGTTGATTTACGTGAAAGTTTTTCTGCTGGAGGTAAATTTCCCGGTGGCTTTATAAAGCGCGAAGGTCGCCCCAACGATAAAGAAGTACTTTCCAGCCGTCTTATTGACCGTAGCCTCCGTCCGCTTTTTCCGGATGGATACCGCTGTGATACCCAAATTATTTGTAAAGTTTATTCCTCAGACGGTGAACATAACGGAGATGTGCTTGGCGGCGTAGGAGCTTCTGCAGCTTTGCATATTTCTGATGTTCCTTTTGCAGGACCTATTGCCGAAGTTCGCGTAGGACGCGTTGACGGTGAGTTTATCATTAACCCCACCATCAGTGAAATGGAAAACAGTGACATCGATATGATTATCGGTGGTACTGAAGAGAGCGTTATCATGATGGAAGGAGAGATGGAAGAAATTTCCGAATCTGAAATGCTTGATGCTATTAAAGCTGCTCATAAATCCATCAAAAAACTTTGTGCTTTTCAGGAAGAGCTGCGCGAAGAGTTTGGAAAGGAGAAACGTAATTTCGAGCCAGAGCCTGTTGATGAAGATCTCAAAGCTAAGGTACATGAGCTTGCGGATGATAAAATTGCAGAGCTTGTCAATGTAGGACTTGGCAAAGAAGAATACAGCGCACGACTTGACGATATTAAAGATGGAGTCGTTGAAGAGCTGACTGCAATTGAAGAATATGCTGAAGAGTCTGGAGCAATTAAAGATGTTCTCAGCAAGATTGAGAAAGAGCAACTTCGTAGTATGATTCTCGAGAAGAAGCGTCGCATTGACAGTCGCTCTCCCGAGGACGTTCGTGATATCTGGAGCCAAACAGATTATCTTGCTCGTACACATGGTTCTTCCATTTTTACGCGTGGCGAAACACAAGCACTTGTATCGGTAACGCTTGGTACGCAGAAGGATGCCCAAGCTATTGATACACTGCTGACTGAAGAAGACAAGAAATTCTATCTGCACTATAACTTCCCTAACTTTAGTGTTGGTGAAGCGGGCTATATGCGAGGTCCCGGCCGACGTGAGAAAGGACACGGCCATTTGGCCGAGAGTGCAATTAGTCAGCTTATGCCCAGTTTTGAAGAGTTTGGCTATGTGATCCGCGTAATTTCGGACATTACTGAGTCAAATGGTTCATCATCAATGGCCTCCGTTTGCGGTGGATCCATGGCGCTGATGGATGCTGGTGTACCACTCAAAAAACCTGTTGCCGGAATAGCAATGGGAATGATTGTAGGCGATGAGAATGAAGTTATTCTCTCCGACATTCGCGGTGAAGAGGATTTCATGGGAGACATGGACTTTAAAACAGCGGGTAGTAAAGATGGTATTACGGCTTGCCAGATGGATATGAAAGTTAGCGGAATTTCCTTTGAAAAGCTTGAAGAAGCACTTGAGCAGGCTCGACAGGGACGCTTACACATTCTGGATAAAATGTCAGAAACCATTTCGGAACCTAGTGAAAATATTTCTGAGTATGCTCCGCAATTCATCAATATGGAAATTGATACGGATGAGATAGGGTCAGTTATTGGTCCTGGCGGAAAAGTTATTCAGACACTCCAAAAAGAAACGAATACCGAAATCTGGGTTGAAGAAGATGAAGAGCGCGATGTAGGTAAAATATCCATTACCGGTGATGAGCTTGCCAATGTTAAGGAAGCCAAGAAGCGTATTGAAGGCATCGTTGGTCACCTAGAAGAAGGAGCGACCTATCAGGGTACCGTTCAAGCAATCAAAGACTATGGTGCTTTTGTAGAGATTGTGCCCGGTAGAGACGGACTGCTTCACGTGTCTGAGATTAATCACAGCCACGTTGACAACGTCAGTGACGTCCTTTCGGTAGGAGATGAGTTAGAAGTGAAGTTGCTTAAGATTGAACATGGCGATAAGCTTCGTCTTTCTCGTAAGGCGCTGATCTCCAAAGACGGTGAAGAAGACTAA
- the rpsO gene encoding 30S ribosomal protein S15 produces the protein MSITKERKAELIEKYGGSKENTGSTEAQIAIFTERIADLTDHLEDNTQDHASRRGLLQLVGKRKRLLNYLKDNDIEAYRELIEDLGIRK, from the coding sequence ATGTCGATAACAAAAGAGCGAAAAGCAGAATTGATCGAAAAGTACGGTGGATCTAAAGAAAATACAGGATCTACTGAGGCACAGATTGCTATTTTTACCGAACGGATTGCAGATCTGACAGATCATCTAGAAGATAATACTCAGGATCATGCCTCACGCAGAGGTTTGCTTCAACTGGTAGGAAAGCGCAAAAGATTGTTGAACTATCTTAAAGATAATGATATTGAGGCCTACCGGGAACTTATTGAAGATTTAGGAATTCGTAAGTAA
- a CDS encoding bifunctional riboflavin kinase/FAD synthetase — protein sequence MADLVYLDDIEQITNSVVTVGTFDGVHAGHRAIVDTVAQKAVERNARSVIVTFDPHPRDIINPGDDGIKLLTTLEERAEILDELGIDTMVVIPFDRDFSLLTSEEFVRDIVYEKIGVSEFVIGYDHKFGRNREGTIETIEKIGMELDFDTYVVSKREVGVKTVSSTAIRNIISEEGDMEQAARFLQRPYKITGTVIHGDKRGKEIGFPTANIKPENPKKIIPKDGVYAVKVQVGEHQLHGMMNIGTRPTFEGEARTLEVNLFDFDGEIYGKEIEVQFFNRIRDEKKFEGKEELISQLKEDEGEAKELLTDQ from the coding sequence ATGGCTGATCTGGTATATCTTGATGACATAGAACAAATCACAAATTCGGTCGTCACGGTTGGTACCTTTGATGGAGTGCATGCCGGTCATCGAGCTATTGTGGATACGGTAGCTCAAAAGGCAGTCGAACGTAATGCCCGAAGTGTAATTGTTACCTTCGATCCGCATCCGAGGGACATTATAAACCCAGGTGATGACGGAATTAAGTTGTTGACAACGCTGGAAGAGCGGGCCGAAATTCTGGATGAGCTGGGTATTGATACCATGGTAGTAATTCCCTTTGACCGCGATTTCTCTTTACTGACATCCGAAGAGTTCGTTCGGGATATTGTTTATGAAAAAATTGGCGTTAGCGAATTTGTTATTGGATATGATCACAAGTTCGGCCGCAACCGCGAAGGTACCATTGAAACCATCGAAAAAATTGGGATGGAGCTTGATTTTGATACCTACGTCGTTTCAAAACGTGAGGTAGGCGTAAAAACAGTTAGTAGTACGGCCATCCGTAATATAATAAGTGAAGAGGGAGATATGGAACAGGCCGCCAGGTTTTTGCAGCGTCCCTATAAAATCACGGGAACGGTTATACACGGAGATAAACGAGGTAAAGAAATTGGATTTCCCACTGCTAATATTAAGCCGGAAAATCCTAAAAAAATTATTCCCAAAGATGGGGTTTATGCAGTTAAGGTTCAGGTAGGGGAACACCAGCTTCATGGAATGATGAATATAGGCACCCGCCCAACTTTTGAGGGTGAAGCCCGAACGCTAGAAGTTAATCTATTTGATTTTGATGGTGAAATTTATGGAAAAGAAATAGAAGTTCAGTTTTTTAACCGGATACGAGACGAAAAAAAGTTTGAAGGTAAAGAAGAATTAATCAGTCAGCTGAAGGAAGATGAAGGCGAAGCTAAAGAATTGTTGACCGACCAATAA
- the truB gene encoding tRNA pseudouridine(55) synthase TruB, which produces MAKAIPLNELPIFSLSHLPNPSFDYADGAAFLINKPKHWTSFTVVKFLRKCLDLRKIGHAGTLDPLATGLLILCCGKGTRTVSAFQEASKTYTAEITFGSATPSLDAETIPDKRMSFKHLTEQRIRDVISEHLLGQIVQIPPMYSALKHEGDPLYKLARKGKKVKRKPRQVIIKEISILNCKLPRLSLSITCSTGTYIRTLADDLADYLDTAGHLTGLKRTAIGDYSSKDALSISYLEKVFGVENYEQQAKRHK; this is translated from the coding sequence ATGGCGAAAGCGATACCTTTGAACGAACTCCCAATCTTTTCGCTCTCTCATCTTCCAAACCCTTCCTTTGATTACGCCGATGGAGCTGCTTTTTTGATCAACAAGCCTAAACATTGGACCAGTTTTACCGTTGTTAAGTTTCTTCGTAAATGCCTGGATCTAAGAAAGATAGGACATGCCGGCACGCTCGATCCCCTAGCAACAGGACTACTTATTTTATGTTGCGGTAAGGGAACCCGTACCGTTTCCGCATTTCAGGAAGCCTCAAAAACATATACCGCTGAAATTACATTTGGTTCTGCGACACCTAGTCTTGATGCGGAGACCATTCCAGATAAACGAATGTCATTTAAACACTTAACAGAACAGCGGATTCGAGATGTAATAAGCGAGCATCTTTTAGGACAGATTGTACAGATTCCTCCCATGTATTCAGCACTTAAGCACGAGGGTGATCCGTTGTACAAGCTGGCACGTAAAGGCAAGAAAGTAAAACGTAAACCGCGGCAGGTCATTATCAAAGAAATTAGTATACTGAATTGCAAACTGCCCAGGTTATCGTTGTCCATAACATGCAGCACTGGTACGTATATTCGTACGCTGGCTGATGATCTTGCGGATTATCTTGACACAGCCGGACATTTGACAGGCTTAAAGAGAACGGCCATTGGAGATTATTCGTCCAAAGACGCACTTTCTATTTCTTACTTGGAGAAAGTATTTGGTGTTGAAAATTATGAGCAACAAGCTAAACGGCACAAATAA
- the rbfA gene encoding 30S ribosome-binding factor RbfA: protein MSIRTEKLAAVVKRDLGTIIQKGYQRTGSFITITKVDVTPDLLIAKVLLSVYAPGKDEDAIFAHLQNQKASIRKELADKIRHQVRRIPKLHFTNDKTAEHVEKMENLFQEIREERQQRDNNEGQEE from the coding sequence ATGAGTATCAGAACCGAAAAGCTGGCCGCAGTTGTTAAACGAGATTTAGGTACTATTATCCAGAAAGGATATCAGCGTACCGGTTCGTTTATTACAATTACAAAAGTGGATGTAACGCCAGACCTGCTTATTGCCAAGGTGCTGTTAAGTGTGTATGCTCCCGGAAAAGATGAGGATGCTATTTTTGCTCATCTCCAGAATCAGAAAGCCAGTATCCGCAAAGAGCTTGCCGATAAAATTCGCCATCAAGTACGCCGTATTCCCAAACTTCACTTTACCAATGACAAGACAGCTGAGCATGTAGAGAAGATGGAGAATCTGTTTCAGGAAATCCGGGAAGAGCGCCAGCAGCGAGACAATAACGAAGGCCAAGAGGAATAG
- the infB gene encoding translation initiation factor IF-2: MSPKAKSKRLFKVASEFNVSTTSIVDSLSDEGFDIDNKPNSKVTPEMYSTLEEVYGADKANSEEHQKAKEEYENRRSQIRSSRNESVSVEDYLEPMEEEDDEEEMPLEPEDEEEVEGLKPKDDEQGDQEEEAESDMPLEPQDEKESEEAEEEVQQDTEDEEDKTESEGEAESEDETTEDSEETDEVEESTDAGEDDKEVESQTEKEAETETEEESPEEQVEEEDTKEEVQQDTEEEEDKTESEGEAESEDEEEADDQDTDETEAEEDDNEEEKDSSEQGVIRGRAGRLKGTKVVGKVKVDESKPKRRKKRKRKKDRKGDKDSSKNKSKKKKKGKKKKRKRRGNRVDTDDVQENLKQTLQEMKSSETVGSKRQKRRRERKKEREEEQKRQEELQELEENIIEATEFITVSDLADLMGVQANDVITTCMDLGKMVSINQRLDASTMELVAEEYGYEIEFVDADEGIEEIELEEDDPEDLEPRAPIITVMGHVDHGKTSLLDYIRKSQVAEGEAGGITQHVGAYEVETDDGRPITFLDTPGHEAFTAMRSRGAQATDIVILVVAADDAVMPQTIEAINHAKAAGVSIIVAINKMDKPGAKPDKIKQQLAEHDVIIEEYGGENQCAEVSAKTGEGIPDLLEKVLIESDLMELQANPDRKADGVVLEARVDKGKGTVANILVQNGTLKVGDSFVAGPCFGRVRAMENELGNRLEEAGPSEPLQLTGFNDIPKAGDKLVVLEDEQKAKDIASQRQQIRREQELRQSSHVSLDDLSRRLALGEIDDLNIIIKADVDGSIEALSGALQKLSNDEVSVNIIHTGAGAITESDVLLASASEAIIIGFQVRPTNDARSVAEEEEIDIRLFSVIYDAVDEVKDAMEGMLSPEISEKLYGNAEVREIFKVSSIGTIAGCYVTEGKINRDNPVRVVRDGVVIYDGEIDSLKRFKDDVKEVKTGYECGISIVNYNDIKVGDVIENYEVIEEKRKLEDVESDSE; encoded by the coding sequence ATGTCGCCTAAGGCTAAGTCAAAACGTTTATTTAAGGTTGCTTCCGAGTTTAATGTATCTACAACTTCGATTGTAGATTCACTTTCGGATGAGGGCTTTGATATTGATAATAAACCCAATTCGAAAGTAACGCCCGAAATGTACTCCACGCTTGAAGAGGTATATGGTGCTGACAAAGCTAATAGCGAGGAGCATCAAAAAGCTAAAGAAGAGTACGAAAATCGGCGTAGTCAAATTCGTTCTAGTCGTAACGAAAGTGTATCTGTTGAAGATTACCTGGAGCCAATGGAAGAAGAGGATGATGAGGAAGAAATGCCTCTTGAACCTGAGGATGAGGAAGAAGTTGAGGGTTTAAAACCCAAAGATGATGAGCAAGGTGACCAAGAAGAGGAAGCCGAAAGTGATATGCCGTTAGAGCCTCAGGATGAAAAAGAGTCTGAGGAGGCTGAAGAAGAGGTACAGCAGGATACGGAAGATGAAGAAGATAAGACAGAATCTGAAGGTGAGGCAGAATCCGAAGATGAAACGACTGAGGATTCCGAAGAAACCGATGAGGTTGAAGAATCAACAGATGCTGGTGAGGACGATAAAGAAGTTGAGTCTCAAACTGAGAAAGAAGCTGAGACCGAAACTGAAGAAGAGTCTCCAGAAGAGCAGGTAGAGGAAGAAGATACTAAGGAAGAAGTACAGCAGGATACGGAAGAGGAAGAAGATAAGACAGAATCTGAAGGTGAGGCAGAATCCGAAGATGAGGAAGAAGCCGACGATCAAGATACTGATGAGACAGAAGCAGAAGAAGATGATAATGAGGAAGAGAAGGACTCCTCAGAGCAAGGGGTAATACGCGGTAGAGCCGGCCGGTTAAAGGGAACCAAAGTAGTTGGTAAAGTAAAAGTTGATGAAAGTAAGCCGAAGCGTCGTAAAAAACGCAAGAGGAAGAAAGACCGAAAAGGCGATAAAGATTCTTCCAAGAATAAATCTAAGAAGAAAAAGAAAGGTAAAAAGAAGAAACGGAAGCGGCGCGGTAATCGAGTTGATACCGATGATGTACAGGAGAATCTAAAGCAGACCCTTCAGGAGATGAAGTCTTCTGAAACTGTTGGGAGTAAGCGACAAAAACGCCGTCGCGAGCGTAAAAAGGAGCGTGAAGAAGAGCAAAAACGTCAGGAAGAACTTCAAGAACTTGAAGAAAACATCATTGAAGCAACAGAATTTATTACTGTTAGTGATTTAGCTGATCTGATGGGTGTGCAGGCGAATGATGTGATTACAACCTGTATGGACCTGGGTAAGATGGTGTCGATAAATCAGCGATTAGACGCTAGTACTATGGAGCTTGTAGCCGAAGAATACGGCTATGAAATTGAGTTTGTCGATGCCGATGAAGGCATTGAAGAGATTGAACTTGAAGAAGATGACCCCGAAGATCTGGAACCCCGCGCTCCCATTATTACGGTAATGGGTCACGTTGATCACGGTAAAACTTCACTGCTTGACTATATTCGAAAATCACAGGTAGCAGAGGGTGAAGCCGGCGGAATTACCCAGCACGTAGGAGCTTATGAAGTTGAGACTGACGACGGACGTCCTATTACATTCCTTGATACACCAGGACACGAGGCATTTACTGCTATGCGTTCGCGAGGTGCTCAGGCTACTGATATTGTTATTTTGGTTGTAGCTGCTGATGACGCCGTGATGCCGCAAACAATTGAGGCTATTAACCACGCAAAAGCAGCAGGCGTTTCAATCATTGTGGCTATTAATAAGATGGATAAACCTGGTGCCAAGCCTGACAAAATTAAGCAGCAGTTAGCCGAACATGATGTAATTATTGAGGAGTATGGCGGCGAAAATCAGTGTGCAGAGGTTTCTGCTAAAACAGGTGAAGGAATCCCTGATCTTCTTGAGAAGGTACTTATCGAGTCTGACCTGATGGAACTACAGGCAAATCCTGACCGCAAGGCAGATGGCGTTGTGCTCGAAGCGCGTGTTGACAAAGGCAAGGGGACAGTCGCCAATATCTTGGTGCAAAATGGTACGCTCAAAGTCGGTGACTCATTTGTTGCTGGTCCGTGCTTTGGACGGGTACGTGCTATGGAAAATGAGCTTGGTAACAGGCTGGAAGAAGCAGGGCCTTCAGAGCCGTTGCAGCTTACCGGTTTTAATGACATCCCCAAAGCTGGTGACAAGCTGGTAGTGCTGGAGGATGAGCAAAAGGCTAAAGATATTGCTAGTCAGCGCCAGCAAATTCGTAGAGAACAAGAATTACGTCAATCCAGCCATGTAAGCCTTGATGATCTTTCTAGACGACTGGCACTTGGCGAAATTGATGATCTCAACATTATTATCAAAGCGGATGTGGACGGCTCTATTGAAGCACTTTCCGGAGCCTTGCAAAAGCTCAGTAATGATGAGGTATCCGTAAATATTATCCATACTGGTGCCGGTGCCATTACTGAATCGGATGTGTTGCTGGCTTCGGCATCCGAAGCTATTATCATTGGTTTCCAGGTGCGGCCCACAAATGATGCACGAAGTGTGGCTGAGGAAGAAGAAATTGATATCCGTCTCTTTAGCGTAATTTATGATGCTGTTGATGAAGTGAAAGACGCTATGGAGGGTATGCTGTCACCTGAAATAAGTGAGAAACTGTACGGCAACGCAGAAGTTCGTGAAATATTTAAAGTATCCAGTATTGGTACCATCGCGGGCTGTTATGTGACCGAGGGTAAAATAAATCGTGATAATCCGGTACGCGTTGTCCGCGACGGTGTTGTGATTTACGATGGAGAGATTGATTCTTTGAAACGGTTCAAGGATGATGTCAAAGAAGTAAAAACCGGCTATGAATGTGGTATTAGCATTGTCAATTACAATGATATTAAAGTCGGTGACGTTATTGAAAACTACGAGGTTATTGAAGAGAAACGTAAACTCGAGGATGTAGAAAGTGACAGCGAATAA